TCCTCGACCGGATCATCGACCCCGTCGTGCGCGGCGACTCCCACTACGCGAAGGGGAACCGCCTCCGACACACGGAGTACAGGCGCGACATGTCGGTGTGGCGGACGTTCGGGAACGTCTTGCTCACCGGGCTCACCCGGATCGCCAGCGGCTACTGGCGGATGACCGACCCGCAGAACGGGTACACGGCCGTCTCGCGGGAGGCGCTCGACCGCGTCGAGTTCGAGACGCTGTACGACGACTACGGGTTCTGCAACCACCTGCTCGTCCGGCTGAACCGACAGGGCCTGCGCATCGCCGACGTCCCCATGCGGGCGGTGTACTGCGACGAGACCAGTCACATCCGGTACGGCTCGTTCATTCCCGCGCTCTCCCTGCTGCTGTTGCGGAGCTACCTCGGGCGCCTGTTCACCGCCGCCGGGAACGGTCTCGGGGACTCGGCCGCCGCCGCGCAGCTGTTCGGGATCGGGTCGACCGTCGCCGGGGTCGGCGTCGGCCTCGGCGCGCTCCTCGCGTCCGCCTCCGCGGCGGCGCTCGCGGGCGTCGCCCTCGCGCTGCTCGGCCTCGTCTCGTTCGTCGCGGGCGTCGCGCTCGAACGGCGGCGGAACGCCGACCTGGAGGTCCGAGTCGACTCGGACGCCCCGCCGTGGCGGGTCGACGTCGGCGCCGAGGCGGCCGCGACCCGCGAGGAGGTCCCGCCGGCCGAGGAGGCGCCGGCGGGGGAGGAGTGACCGTGCGGGTCTGTTCGGTGGTCGGCGCGCGCCCGCAGTTCGTGAAGGCGTTCCCCGTCTCGCGGCGGCTGCGCGACGACCACGAGGAGGTGCTGATCCACACCGGGCAACACTACGACGAAGAGCTCTCCGGCGTGTTCTTCGACGAACTTGACATCCCCGAGCCGGAGTACAACCTCGGCGTCGGCTCCGGCGGCCACGCCGCCCAGACGGCCGAGATGATGCGCCTGCTCGACGAGGTGATCGAGGAGGAGTCGCCCGACGCCGTGTTGGTGTACGGCGACACGAACTCGACGCTCGCGGCCGCGCTGGTCGCGGCCAAGCGCGAGCCGGCGCTGGCGCACGTCGAGGCTGGACTCCGGAGCGGGAAGTGGTCGATGCCGGAGGAGGTGAACCGCGTCCTCACCGACCACTGCTCGGACCTCCTCCTGACGCCCGGAGAGAACGCCGCCGAGACCCTCCGCGGGGACAGCGTGCGTGGCGAGGTCGTCGTGACCGGCGACGTGATGTACGACGCCGTCCTCGCGGTCCGCGACCGCGCGCTCGACGAGTCGACGCCGCTCCCGCTCCCCGACCTCCGCCCCGACGAGTACGTGCTGGCGACGGTCCACCGGGCGGCGAACACCGACGACCCGGAGCGGCTGGCCGGGGTTCTCGACGGGCTGGCCGGGATCGACAGCCCCGTGGTCCTGCCGCTTCACCCGCGGACGGAGGCCGCGCTCGACGAGCACGGGCTCTACGACCGCGCCGCGGCCGAACTCCGACTCGTCGACCCGGTCGGCTACGTCGAGTTCCTCCGGCTGCTCTCGGACGCCTCGAGGGTCGCCACCGACTCCGGCGGCGTCCAGAAGGAGGCGTTCTACCTCGACACGCCCTGCGTCACGCTCCGCGACGAGACGGAGTGGGTCGAGACCGTCGACTCCGGGTGGAACGTGCTGGTCGGGAGCGACCCCGACCGCATCGCACGCGCGCTGACCGACCGCTCCGCGCTCCCGCCGAAGCCCGAACTCTACGGCGGCGGCGACGCGGCCGCCCGGACCGTCGCGGCGCTGGAGGCGACCCTGGGCGAGGGGTCGTCGGAGTAGCCGAGACGATCGAGGCGTTCGAAGCGATCGGAGCGTTCGAAGCGATCGGAGCGTTCGAAGCGACCGCGGAAGCGCCGCGGTCGCGCCCGATTCCCTTGTTTTTCACTCTGCCCCGTCGCGCTCGCGGCGCCGGGCGCGGAGGTACTCGCCCAGCGCGAACGCCATCCATGCCTGACACCACCGCATCAGCGTGAACCGCTTGGTGTAGAACCGGCGCTTCTGGTAGTAGAACCGCCCGTCGCCGGCGTACAGCTCCGAGAGCGTCCAGTCGATGATCCGCGACGCGAACGCCGTGTCGCCGGCCGCGCTGAACAGCACGATCCCCTCCGCGGCGGCGTGAATGTCCTTCGGGTAGGCGCTGGTCTCGTCCCAGTTGGGCGCCCCGGACGGCTCGAACAGCGTCTCGCGGTAGAACTTCAGCCCGCGTTCGAGCGTCTCGTCGTACCGAGTCGACCCCGTCACCGCCCGGTAGCGGAGGAGCGATTCGAGGACGAACCCGTTGTGGTGGTTATCCATCGAGAGGTGCGACGCCGAGGGCGGGTCGGTGTAGTACCAGCCGCCGATGTCGGCCTGCCGGCCTGCGACGTAGTCCAGAATGCGCTCCGCACGCTCGCGCAGTTCGGGCCGCGGCCGCCGCTCGTGGAGGTCCAAGAGGAGCCGCGCGCCGATCGCGTTCGCGTTGACCACGGTCGTCTCCCCGGCCTCGGCGCTCGCGTGGTAGTCGATCCGCGCCGTCTCGCCCGACTCCCGGTAGTTCAGGTCCTCGTACACGAACGGCAGGGCGGACTCGGCCACCGCGGCGAAGCTCCCGCCGGAGCCGCCGTCGTCGAAGTCGGCCCCCTCGGGACCGCCCCCGGCGGCGTCGACGCCGGCGCCCTCGACCCCGTCGCCCCCGCGGTCGCCGTCGCTCCCGACCCCGCCGCCTCTCCGGTCGATGTCGCCCTCGACGCCGGACAGCAGCGCCCGCACGGCGTAGCCGGTCGAGACGATCCCCGGGTGCTTCGCCGGCAGCCGCTTCCGGAGCCCCTGCGTCGCGTGCTGGTGGCCGCCACAGAACCCAGCGTACCCGCGGCTCTGGTTCTCGACGAGCCACGTCGCCAGCCGGTCGGCCTCGCGGCCGTACCCCTCCTCGCCGAGGCGCTCGGCGGCCGCCCGGTTGGCCAGCGCGAACAGGGCGGTCCCCTTGAAGCTCTGCCGCTGTTCCACCAGCATGAGCCGACGGACGTTGACCGGGAACCGCTTGATCCCCTCCTGAATCGCGATGTTGGCCCACTTGTTCTCGAACGGGAGCCAGCGCCGGAAGCGGCTGCTCATGCCGTCGAAGTAGTCCCAGCCGACGTAGTCGCGCTCGCGGGCGTACGCGAGCGTGTCCTCTAACGCCCGCGTCACCGCGTCGTCGGTGACGCGGTGGATCGCGTCGGCGCGCTCCGTGGTCTCCAGCGAGGGCGTCCCGTCGGCGTCGTCGGGTCGGGCGTCCGCCTCGTCGCCGGGCCGCCGCTCCGCCTCGCCCCCCGTCTGCTCCGGACCGGACGCGGTCACGTCGACTCCTCCGTGACCGCCGCCTGCCGGTCCGAACCCGACCGCTCTGAGCCCGACCGCTCCGCGCCGGCGCGCCAGCGCTCCAGCCCCGCGACCCCCGCGGGACCGCCCGCCTCGGCGCACGCGACGATGATCTCGGTGAGGTTCACGAGGCCGCCGACGTACTCGTTCCGGCGCTGCCGCCACTCGACCCCGATCGACTCGTCAAGCAGGACGCCGACACCCGTCGAGAGGACCTCGTCGAAGTCGGCGGTGTTGACGACCAGCTCCTGCCGTTCCAGCTCCGTGAAGTTCCCCATGTCGCCGTCGCCCACGAAGGAGTTCGACCTGACGACGGGCGTGCCCAGCAGGGCGGCCTCAGTACAGACCGTCTGCGTGTCGGTGACGACGAGCCGTGCCGCGGAGAGCGCGTCGTGGAGCAGCGCGGGGTGGACGTCGAACTCGCGGGCCGGCAGCGAGTCGAGGTCCAGCGTCCCGCCCTCGTCCGAGACGAACACGGTGGCGTGCTCCGCGAACGCCTCGATCAGCCGCCGCCGCTGCTCCGGCGTGAACCCGGACTGACCGACGTCGTGGTGGGAGCCGAACGCGTTGAACCGCAGCAGGACGAACTCCTCGTCCGCGCCGAGACCGAGGTCGTCGCGGATCGCCGGGTTCGGCTCGTAGACGTCCGGGTGGAGGTACGCCGTCTCGCAGAAGCCGCGGAACTGGTAGTGGCTCTCCCCGAGGTCCTTCTGGAAGGCGTGGGGCGTGAGGAACGCCGCGGCGAACGGCCGGGAGATGGCGTGGTCGATCGAGGTCGGCTCCGAGTCGAGCACCAACACGGCGGGCGACCGGCTCACCAGCCCGGCGTGGGCGGCGTAGGCGCCGACCCCGAAGATCACGTCCGGGTCGAACGACCTGACCGCGGGGAGGACGTTGGCGTAGTGGCGCGGGAGGTTCCGGAACAGCGACCCCTTCGTCGTCCCGCAGGCGCCGTAGACGCGGTGCGGGACGTCGTACCCCTCGAGCAGCGCCACCGTACAGCCGTAGTCCCGCGCGAGGACGAGCACGTCGTGCCCGGCGTCCGCGAGCCGCCCGACGGCGTGTCTGTAGAGGTGAACGTGAGCGGGCGTGTTGGCGAAGAAGACGAATCGCATGTGGTCGTCTTCGGGGCGAGGATCGAATTGTAATAGATCGCTTACCGGGCGGGCGGCGGCGCGGCGACGGGTGCGCCGGCTCCCGCGCCGGGTAGCCGACCCATAACAAAAGCCGTCACCGGACTCGATGGGGTAGTGTTCGTCCACCAGCCCGTCCGGCCGGAGAGACCGCGGTCGGCCCGCGGACCGCGAGAGCGCGAACGGAGTTGTCCGGCGTGAGAGCGCCGGTTCGACGGCGGGACGGACGCCTCGTCGAGGCCGCCCTCGCGGTCGGTTACCTAGCGCTCGCGGCCGCCGTCGCCGCCGCCTACACCGCGCCGGCGACCGGCTACGAGCTGTCGATCTACGCGGCGACGCCGCCGGCGACGTGGGGAGCGTTGGCCGTCGCGGTCGGGGTCTCGGTCGCGGTCTGCCTCTCCGACGAGCGGTACCTCGCGCCGGCGGTGTTGCTCGCCGGCCTCGGGGCCGCCACGGTGGCCGGACTCCCGCTGATCCGCGGCTACCACTTCTACGGCCGGGCGGACTCGCTCGTCCACCTCGGCTTCGCGCGGACGATGCGCGGCGGCGGCGACCCGCTCGAACTGCTGTACCCCGGGGGGCATCTCATCGCGAACAGCCTCACGGCGGTCGCGGGCGTGGAGACACCTCGGTCGATGATGCTCGTCATGTGGACGTACGCGCTGTCGTTCTTCGCGAGCGTCGCGTGCTGCGTCTGGTTCGTCGTTCCCGACCGCCGCGCGCTCGCCATCGGTGCCTTCTCCGGATTCCTACTCTTGCCGATAAACAACGTCAGCACCTACCTCCACTTCCACACGTACTCGATCGGGATGCTGTTCGTCCCCTTCGTGATCTACCTGGTGTTCGCGCACCTCGTCGGCGGCGACGGGCGCGAGCGCGTCGTCGAGCGCCTCGCGGACGGGAGCGGCGCGGTCGGCCGGAAGGCGGCGATCGGGGACGAAGTCGGGTTCGTCGCCGGAGCGACGCGGCCGGTGCCGACGACCTACCTCCTGCCGCTGGTCTCGGTCGCGCTGGTGGTCGTCCACCCGCAGATCGCGTTGAACCTCGTCTTCCTGCTCGGCGGGATGACGGTCACGCAGCACGCGTACCGGCGGTTCCGCCCCGCCAGCGCGCTCGCTGACTACCGCCTGCTCACGTTCCAGACGGTCCTCCTCACGGGGGTGTTTGCGGTCTGGATCGCGACTCACGACTGGGCGTTCGTCAGCACGGCGGAGGCGATGATCCAGTCGGTGACCGAGTTCGTCGCCGGCGAGGGGGAGACGACGCCGCGGGTCGAGGCGCAGGGCGAGTCGGCCTCGTCGATCGGCGCGAGCGTTCAGGAGCTGTTCGTCAAGCTGTTCGGCGTCGGCGCGGTCTACTCGCTCCTGGCGGCCGGGGCCGTGGTGGGCCTCGTCACCGGGTACCTGAGCCCGCTGGAGGGCCACCGGTCGATGCGGTCGACGTCCGACACCGCGGCGGGCGTCACCACGCTGTTTCTCGGGGGAATGGTGGCGATTCTCCCCTTCTTCGCGGCGCACTTCGTCGGCTCCATCTCGACGTACCTGTTCCGGCACGTCGGGTTCCTCACCATGCTCGCCACGATATTCGGCGCGGTCGGCGTCCGGTACCTGTTGTCGACGGAGTCCCCGCTGACGCCCCCCGAGTCCGCTTCGAGCGGTGCCGGCGTCCGGTCGGGCGGCGGTCGGTCCGTCGGTGACCGCGTCGCCGCCGCGCTCCCGGAGGCCCGGTCGGTCGTCGCGGTCGCGGTCGTCGTGCTGGTGTTGTCGCTGTCGCTGGCCACGGTGTTCCCGTCGCCGTTCGTCTACCTCTCGGGGTCGCACATGCCGGACGGCGAGATGGACGGCTACGAGCGGACGTTCGCGAGCCAGGCCGACGGGTCGCCGGTGTGGTTCGGCGGCGTGCGGCACTCGTCGGACCGCTATGAGGTGGCGCTGTACGGGGTGGAGACGGCGCCGTGGGACGGGGGGGTGACCCCGAAGCCGCGGTCGAGCGGCCCCGTCCCCGAGGAGGCGATGCTCGGCGGGCT
The sequence above is a segment of the Halorubrum sp. 2020YC2 genome. Coding sequences within it:
- the wecB gene encoding UDP-N-acetylglucosamine 2-epimerase (non-hydrolyzing), which encodes MRVCSVVGARPQFVKAFPVSRRLRDDHEEVLIHTGQHYDEELSGVFFDELDIPEPEYNLGVGSGGHAAQTAEMMRLLDEVIEEESPDAVLVYGDTNSTLAAALVAAKREPALAHVEAGLRSGKWSMPEEVNRVLTDHCSDLLLTPGENAAETLRGDSVRGEVVVTGDVMYDAVLAVRDRALDESTPLPLPDLRPDEYVLATVHRAANTDDPERLAGVLDGLAGIDSPVVLPLHPRTEAALDEHGLYDRAAAELRLVDPVGYVEFLRLLSDASRVATDSGGVQKEAFYLDTPCVTLRDETEWVETVDSGWNVLVGSDPDRIARALTDRSALPPKPELYGGGDAAARTVAALEATLGEGSSE
- a CDS encoding antibiotic ABC transporter permease, which encodes MHRVTDDAVTRALEDTLAYARERDYVGWDYFDGMSSRFRRWLPFENKWANIAIQEGIKRFPVNVRRLMLVEQRQSFKGTALFALANRAAAERLGEEGYGREADRLATWLVENQSRGYAGFCGGHQHATQGLRKRLPAKHPGIVSTGYAVRALLSGVEGDIDRRGGGVGSDGDRGGDGVEGAGVDAAGGGPEGADFDDGGSGGSFAAVAESALPFVYEDLNYRESGETARIDYHASAEAGETTVVNANAIGARLLLDLHERRPRPELRERAERILDYVAGRQADIGGWYYTDPPSASHLSMDNHHNGFVLESLLRYRAVTGSTRYDETLERGLKFYRETLFEPSGAPNWDETSAYPKDIHAAAEGIVLFSAAGDTAFASRIIDWTLSELYAGDGRFYYQKRRFYTKRFTLMRWCQAWMAFALGEYLRARRRERDGAE
- a CDS encoding glycosyltransferase family 2 protein is translated as MYEGAAVAVVIPAYNEAGFVGEVIETVPAFVDRVYVVDDQSTDGTWAEIRETLAGFEGSERPGGRLRPAPEASEPVTDGGAVSVPDGLRPAWRDRIVARDARSGTALPDRRFVALRHRENTGVGGAIKTGYRNAVADGAGVDVVAVMNGDGQMDPAILDRIIDPVVRGDSHYAKGNRLRHTEYRRDMSVWRTFGNVLLTGLTRIASGYWRMTDPQNGYTAVSREALDRVEFETLYDDYGFCNHLLVRLNRQGLRIADVPMRAVYCDETSHIRYGSFIPALSLLLLRSYLGRLFTAAGNGLGDSAAAAQLFGIGSTVAGVGVGLGALLASASAAALAGVALALLGLVSFVAGVALERRRNADLEVRVDSDAPPWRVDVGAEAAATREEVPPAEEAPAGEE
- a CDS encoding DUF354 domain-containing protein, whose amino-acid sequence is MRFVFFANTPAHVHLYRHAVGRLADAGHDVLVLARDYGCTVALLEGYDVPHRVYGACGTTKGSLFRNLPRHYANVLPAVRSFDPDVIFGVGAYAAHAGLVSRSPAVLVLDSEPTSIDHAISRPFAAAFLTPHAFQKDLGESHYQFRGFCETAYLHPDVYEPNPAIRDDLGLGADEEFVLLRFNAFGSHHDVGQSGFTPEQRRRLIEAFAEHATVFVSDEGGTLDLDSLPAREFDVHPALLHDALSAARLVVTDTQTVCTEAALLGTPVVRSNSFVGDGDMGNFTELERQELVVNTADFDEVLSTGVGVLLDESIGVEWRQRRNEYVGGLVNLTEIIVACAEAGGPAGVAGLERWRAGAERSGSERSGSDRQAAVTEEST